The following proteins are encoded in a genomic region of Brachypodium distachyon strain Bd21 chromosome 1, Brachypodium_distachyon_v3.0, whole genome shotgun sequence:
- the LOC112269796 gene encoding skin secretory protein xP2-like isoform X1: protein MAAMLTKSIAVLALLLCASTVAESIKWTMFPVPWGRGAMAASKFQEASSPATAPSKPPVEAPKSRGVQPLMPTPAMAPVPPATTPSYSAPMPTPAMATVPPTASPSSSNAPTPTPTLSSGQPAPAPAPVNTVPVSAPVQAQSGSPLAAPVQAPSGSPVAVPVQAPSGSPLAAPVQAPSGVLGLGSAPVQAPSGGPGAAPMPASSPMLSPAAAPALGPAMAAPAPGPSTRGLSASGPSAPGLSASGPSIEAPAPGPIRPIVLALSPATAAPAPMPALPLPLPVTPPAPTAQPPALTPAIPAPVLPSAPSPAPVAALGSLSPSPSPAPTTPITRDSTTTVSGANLAAPMGAMAIAAALAVALF, encoded by the exons ATGGCGGCAATGCTAACCAAAAGCATCGCCGTCTTGGCGTTGCTGCTCTGCGCCTCCACCGTCGCCGAATCAA TTAAGTGGACGATGTTTCCCGTCCCATGGGGTCgcggcgccatggcggcgTCGAAGTTCCAGGAGGCATCTTCACCCGCGACAGCTCCGTCGAAGCCGCCCGTGGAGGCCCCAAAAAGTCGTGGTGTCCAGCCGTTGATGCCGACGCCTGCCATGGCGCCCGTGCCGCCAGCCACCACACCGTCATACAGCGCGCCCATGCCGACGCCCGCCATGGCGACCGTGCCGCCCACCGCCTCTCCTTCATCATCCAACGCGCCTACGCCGACGCCCACCTTATCGTCTGGTCagccagcgccagcgccggcgcctgTGAACACGGTGCCCGTGTCGGCGCCAGTGCAGGCCCAATCTGGGAGCCCCTTGGCAGCGCCCGTGCAGGCCCCCTCTGGGAGCCCCGTGGCAGTGCCAGTGCAGGCGCCCTCTGGTAGCCCCTTGGCGGCGCCCGTGCAGGCGCCCTCTGGTGTCCTCGGCCTCGGGTCGGCGCCTGTGCAGGCACCTTCTGGTGGCCCCGGGGCGGCGCCGATGCCGGCTTCGTCTCCGATGCTGTCTCCGGCTGCAGCGCCGGCTCTTGGTCCAGCGATGGCAGCTCCTGCGCCTGGACCGAGCACGCGTGGTCTTTCTGCTTCGGGGCCGAGCGCGCCTGGTCTTTCTGCGTCGGGGCCGAGCATTGAGGCTCCTGCGCCGGGGCCGATCCGCCCGATCGTGCTGGCTCTTTCTCCGGCAACGGCAGCTCCTGCGCCGATGCCCGCGCTTCCACTGCCGCTCCCTGTTACGCCTCCTG CTCCCACTGCGCAACCCCCTGCGTTGACACCAGCCATACCTG CTCCAGTGCTTCCTTCAGCGCCAAGTCCAGCGCCGGTTGCCGCCCTCGGCTCTCTGTCTCCGTCTCCGTCACCGGCACCAACGACGCCGATCACGCGGGATTCTACGACGACTGTCTCGGGCGCCAATCTGGCTGCTCCCATGGGAGCAATGGCGATTGCCGCAGCGCTTGCCGTTGCACTGTTTTAG
- the LOC112269796 gene encoding skin secretory protein xP2-like isoform X2, translating to MAAMLTKSIAVLALLLCASTVAESIKWTMFPVPWGRGAMAASKFQEASSPATAPSKPPVEAPKSRGVQPLMPTPAMAPVPPATTPSYSAPMPTPAMATVPPTASPSSSNAPTPTPTLSSGQPAPAPAPVNTVPVSAPVQAQSGSPLAAPVQAPSGSPVAVPVQAPSGSPLAAPVQAPSGVLGLGSAPVQAPSGGPGAAPMPASSPMLSPAAAPALGPAMAAPAPGPSTRGLSASGPSAPGLSASGPSIEAPAPGPIRPIVLALSPATAAPAPMPALPLPLPVTPPAPVLPSAPSPAPVAALGSLSPSPSPAPTTPITRDSTTTVSGANLAAPMGAMAIAAALAVALF from the exons ATGGCGGCAATGCTAACCAAAAGCATCGCCGTCTTGGCGTTGCTGCTCTGCGCCTCCACCGTCGCCGAATCAA TTAAGTGGACGATGTTTCCCGTCCCATGGGGTCgcggcgccatggcggcgTCGAAGTTCCAGGAGGCATCTTCACCCGCGACAGCTCCGTCGAAGCCGCCCGTGGAGGCCCCAAAAAGTCGTGGTGTCCAGCCGTTGATGCCGACGCCTGCCATGGCGCCCGTGCCGCCAGCCACCACACCGTCATACAGCGCGCCCATGCCGACGCCCGCCATGGCGACCGTGCCGCCCACCGCCTCTCCTTCATCATCCAACGCGCCTACGCCGACGCCCACCTTATCGTCTGGTCagccagcgccagcgccggcgcctgTGAACACGGTGCCCGTGTCGGCGCCAGTGCAGGCCCAATCTGGGAGCCCCTTGGCAGCGCCCGTGCAGGCCCCCTCTGGGAGCCCCGTGGCAGTGCCAGTGCAGGCGCCCTCTGGTAGCCCCTTGGCGGCGCCCGTGCAGGCGCCCTCTGGTGTCCTCGGCCTCGGGTCGGCGCCTGTGCAGGCACCTTCTGGTGGCCCCGGGGCGGCGCCGATGCCGGCTTCGTCTCCGATGCTGTCTCCGGCTGCAGCGCCGGCTCTTGGTCCAGCGATGGCAGCTCCTGCGCCTGGACCGAGCACGCGTGGTCTTTCTGCTTCGGGGCCGAGCGCGCCTGGTCTTTCTGCGTCGGGGCCGAGCATTGAGGCTCCTGCGCCGGGGCCGATCCGCCCGATCGTGCTGGCTCTTTCTCCGGCAACGGCAGCTCCTGCGCCGATGCCCGCGCTTCCACTGCCGCTCCCTGTTACGCCTCCTG CTCCAGTGCTTCCTTCAGCGCCAAGTCCAGCGCCGGTTGCCGCCCTCGGCTCTCTGTCTCCGTCTCCGTCACCGGCACCAACGACGCCGATCACGCGGGATTCTACGACGACTGTCTCGGGCGCCAATCTGGCTGCTCCCATGGGAGCAATGGCGATTGCCGCAGCGCTTGCCGTTGCACTGTTTTAG
- the LOC100841881 gene encoding uncharacterized protein At4g14342, whose translation MQASDRFNINSQLEHLQAKYVGTGHADLTRFEWAVNIQRDSYASYIGHYPMLAYFAIAENESIGRERYDFMQKMLLPCGLPPERDED comes from the exons ATGCAG GCTAGCGACAGGTTCAACATCAATTCTCAACTTGAGCATCTTCAAGCCAAATATGTCGGAACAGGGCATGCTGACCTGACCAGATT TGAATGGGCTGTGAATATCCAAAGAGACAGCTATGCATCTTATATTGGACACTACCCAATGTTGGCATATTTTGCCATTGCTGAGAATGAATCAATTGGAAGGGAGCGATACGATTTTATGCAG AAAATGCTGCTTCCTTGTGGCCTCCCTCCCGAGAGAGACGAAGACTGA
- the LOC100842175 gene encoding inositol-3-phosphate synthase, producing the protein MFIESFRVESPNVRYGAGEIEAEYRYDTTELVHESHDGASKWVVRPKSVNYHFKTNTNVPKLGVMLVGWGGNNGSTLMAGVIANREGISWATKDKVQQANYFGSLTQASTIRVGSYNGEEIYAPFKSLLPMVNPDDLVFGGWDISSMNLADAMTRAKVLDIDLQKQLRPYMESIVPLPGIYDPDFIAANQGSRANNVIKGTKKEQMEQIIKDIRDFKEKNKVDKVVVLWTANTERYSNVSVGLNDTMENLLASVDKNEAEISPSTLYAIACVMEGVPFINGSPQNTFVPGLIDLAIKNNCLIGGDDFKSGQTKMKSVLVDFLVGAGIKPTSIVSYNHLGNNDGMNLSAPQTFRSKEISKSNVVDDMVSSNAILYEPGEHPDHVVVIKYVPYVGDSKRAMDEYTSEIFMGGKSTIVLHNTCEDSLLAAPIILDLVLLAELSTRIQLKAEGEDKFHSFHPVATILSYLTKAPLVPPGTPVVNALAKQRAMLENIMRACVGLAPENNMILEYK; encoded by the exons ATGTTCATCGAGAGCTTCCGGGTGGAGAGCCCGAACGTGCGGTACGGCGCGGGGGAGATCGAGGCGGAGTACCGGTACGACACGACGGAGCTGGTGCACGAGAGCCACGACGGCGCCTCCAAGTGGGTCGTCCGCCCCAAGTCCGTCAACTACCACTTCAAGACCAACACAAACGTCCCCAAGCTCGG GGTGATGCTTGTGGGATGGGGCGGCAACAATGGCTCTACGCTGATGGCTGGGGTTATCGCTAACAGAGA GGGGATCTCATGGGCAACCAAGGACAAGGTGCAGCAAGCCAACTACTTTGGCTCTCTCACCCAGGCTTCCACCATCAGGGTTGGGAGCTACAACGGGGAGGAGATCTATGCGCCCTTCAAGAGCCTCCTGCCCATG gtGAACCCAGATGACCTTGTGTTCGGTGGCTGGGACATTAGCAGCATGAACCTGGCTGATGCTATGACCAGGGCCAAGGTGCTGGACATTGACCTGCAGAAGCAGCTCAGGCCCTACATGGAATCCATCGTGCCGCTTCCCGGCATCTATGACCCGGACTTCATTGCTGCCAACCAGGGTTCCCGGGCTAACAATGTCATCAAGGGCaccaagaaagagcagatggAACAGATTATCAAGGACATAAG GGATTTCAAGGAGAAGAACAAAGTGGACAAGGTGGTGGTGCTGTGGACTGCAAACACTGAAAGGTACAGCAACGTCAGTGTTGGGCTCAATGACACAATGGAGAACCTCTTGGCGTCTGTGGACAAGAACGAGGCAGAGATATCTCCATCAACACTGTATGCAATTGCCTGCGTCATGGAGGGTGTACCGTTCATCAATGGGAGTCCTCAGAACACCTTTGTGCCTG GGCTCATCGATCTTGCTATTAAGAACAACTGCCTGATTGGCGGTGATGATTTCAAGAGTGGCCAGACCAAGATGAAGTCTGTCCTGGTCGATTTCCTTGTTGGTGCTGGAATCAAG CCCACCTCAATTGTCAGCTACAATCATCTGGGGAACAATGATGGGATGAACCTATCTGCACCGCAAACATTCCGTTCCAAGGAGATATCGAAGAGCAATGTGGTGGATGACATGGTCTCAAGCAATGCTATCCTCTACGAGCCTGGGGAGCATCCTGATCATGTCGTCGTGATCAAG TATGTGCCATACGTTGGAGACAGCAAGAGGGCCATGGATGAGTACACCTCGGAGATCTTCATGGGGGGCAAGAGCACCATTGTGCTGCACAACACCTGCGAGGACTCGCTCCTCGCTGCACCGATCATTCTTGATCTGGTGCTCCTGGCCGAGCTCAGCACTAGGATTCAGCTGAAAGCCGAGGGAGAG GATAAGTTCCACTCTTTCCATCCGGTTGCTACTATCCTGAGCTACCTCACCAAGGCGCCCCTT GTCCCCCCGGGCACACCAGTGGTGAACGCTCTGGCCAAGCAGAGGGCCATGCTGGAAAACATCATGAGGGCCTGCGTCGGCCTGGCCCCTGAGAACAACATGATCCTGGAGTACAagtga
- the LOC100842992 gene encoding probable protein phosphatase 2C BIPP2C1, protein MAEAPAAVGVLGSRPREVVAPARAPTPPPPRAVRELCSPTDGDKEVTGGADAAEVPEDRSVSGGASEGSAVVDADKAAVLCSEGAAELESAEPGVLDVRLEAPVARLHEQKSDCGSSGSDEAGAINNISSLVAVSPSDTSPNSETTGEIRGSCLAEGSLAEASDSRGRQREAQEKPTGVQGMLVAAGSSDGHANSELGVEVKGDFDGRHGLMQGESELRVGGGGVEADTEMGGALCDEEVNREFEASDSSTARVQEGVDRMETSLDDSEGSDGSTTQDSDTDVETESSSSSIEEQDAGYGVHVPPMEQPICEVTRESNISEVKSSDRMVSVAVSTHVLASGAAMLPHPSKVLTGGEDAYFIACNGWFGVADGVGQWSFEGINAGLYARELMDSCKKYVMDSQGAPEMRTEEVLAMAADEAQSPGSSTVLVAHFDGQVLHVSNIGDSGLLVIRNGQVHEQTKPMTYGFNFPLQIEKDVDPLRLVQNYSIDLQEGDVIVAATDGVFDNVYEQEIADVVSKSLETDLKPTEIAELLAARAKEVGKSAWGSSPFSDAALAAGYLGYSGGKLDDVTVVVSIVRKSEI, encoded by the exons ATGGCCGAGGCCCCTGCCGCCGTCGGCGTCCTCGGCTCCCGACCCCGGGAAGTCGTCGCCCCAGCGCGCGCACCTACTCCGCCTCCCCCTCGCGCGGTCCGTGAGCTCTGCTCCCCCACAG ATGGTGATAAGGAGGTGACTGGAGGCGCCGATGCGGCGGAGGTTCCAGAGGACCGGTCTGTGAGTGGCGGGGCGTCGGAAGGTTCAGCTGTCGTTGACGCCGACAAGGCTGCGGTTTTGTGTTCCGAGGGTGCCGCCGAGCTCGAATCGGCTGAGCCGGGTGTTTTGGATGTCAGATTAGAAGCTCCGGTGGCGCGGCTCCATGAGCAGAAGTCGGATTGCGGGAGCTCGGGTTCTGATGAAGCTGGCGCAATCAACAATATCTCTTCACTGGTTGCGGTGTCCCCATCAGATACCAGTCCAAATTCGGAAACTACTGGAGAAATTCGTGGTTCTTGCCTTGCGGAAGGATCCCTGGCGGAGGCGAGTGATTCCCGAGGACGACAACGAGAGGCACAGGAAAAGCCAACGGGCGTGCAAGGGATGCTTGTGGCTGCGGGGTCCTCTGACGGGCATGCGAATTCTGAGCTCGGAGTTGAGGTGAAAGGTGATTTCGATGGCCGACATGGCCTTATGCAGGGGGAATCGGAGTTGCgtgttggcggcggcggtgtggaGGCGGACACAGAGATGGGTGGCGCTTTGTGTGATGAAGAGGTAAACAGAGAGTTTGAGGCTTCAGATAGCTCCACCGCGCGGGTTCAGGAAGGAGTGGACAGGATGGAGACGAGTTTGGATGACTCTGAAGGTTCAGACGGCTCAACCACGCAGGACTCTGATACTGACGTGGAGACTGAGTCCAGCAGCTCTAGTATAGAGGAACAGGACGCGGGATATGGAGTCCACGTCCCACCCATG GAACAGCCTATCTGTGAGGTGACCAGGGAAAGCAACATTTCAGAGGTGAAGAGCTCTGATAG GATGGTTTCAGTAGCTGTATCAACACATGTATTGGCTTCAGGTGCAGCCATGTTACCTCATCCTTCAAAG GTGCTGACAGGTGGTGAAGATGCTTATTTTATAGCTTGCAATGGTTGGTTTGGTGTAGCGGATGGAGTTGGTCAGTGGTCATTTGAAG GAATCAATGCGGGGCTGTATGCGAGAGAGCTAATGGATAGTTGCAAGAAATATGTTATGGATAGTCAAGGGGCACCAGAGATGAGAACAGAGGAAGTTCTTGCTATGGCTGCAGATGAAGCACAGTCCCCTGGCTCTTCAACTGTTCTGGTTGCTCACTTTGATGGGCAG GTCCTTCATGTATCAAATATCGGAGATTCGGGATTACTGGTGATAAGAAATGGACAAGTACATGAACAAACAAAGCCGATGACTTATGGTTTCAATTTCCCCTTGCAAATTGAAAAGGATGTTGATCCTTTAAGACTTGTACAG AATTATTCTATTGATCTACAAGAAGGTGATGTCATTGTAGCAGCGACAGATGGTGTGTTCGACAACGTCTACGAGCAAGAGATAGCAGACGTTGTTTCAAAATCTCTAGAAACCGACCTCAAGCCTACG GAGATTGCCGAATTACTGGCTGCTAGAGCAAAGGAAGTGGGCAAGTCTGCATGGGGGAGTAGCCCGTTCTCAGACGCGGCACTTGCAGCCGGGTACCTTGGTTACTCCGGGGGCAAGCTGGATGATGTAACGGTTGTTGTATCTATTGTTCGGAAATCTGAAATATAA
- the LOC100843297 gene encoding NADH dehydrogenase [ubiquinone] 1 alpha subcomplex subunit 13-B, which yields MTESLVRNKPGMASVKDMPLLQDGPPPGGFAPVRYARRIPSKGPSAIALFLTTFGAFSWGMYQVGQGNKVRRALKEEKIAARSAILPMLQAEEDERFVKEWKKYLEEEARIMKNVPGWKVGESVYNSGKWMPPATGELRPEVW from the exons ATGACGGAGTCGTTGGTGCGCAACAAGCCGGGGATGGCGAGCGTCAAGGACATGCCGCTGCTGCAGGACGGGCCGCCGCCTGGCGGGTTCGCGCCCGTGCGCTACGCGCGCCGCATCCCCAGCAAGGGCCCCAGCGCCATCGCCCTCTTCCTCACCACCTTCGGCGCCTTCTCCTGGGGCATGTACCAGGTTGGACAGGGGAACAAGGTCCGCCG TGCACTGAAGGAAGAGAAAATTGCTGCCCGTAGTGCTATTCTGCCAATGCTCCAAGCTGAAGAGGATGAAAG ATTTGTGAAAGAGTGGAAGAAGTATCTTGAAGAGGAAGCGAGGATCATGAAAAATGTTCCTGGGTGGAAAGTTGGTGAGAGTGTGTATAATTCTGGGAAATGGATGCCTCCGGCAACCGGCGAGCTGCGTCCTGAGGTTTGGTAA
- the LOC100842687 gene encoding non-specific lipid-transfer protein-like protein At5g64080: protein MTWWQSNNPSRHKTLPARIILTPPFHGPNHKFSDQHCSSLAVTRARMATEARSTTAMAWPSLLLIILSALATVITHVDGATGGVAAPAPAVDCTDALLSLAGCLSYVQEGSTVATPDASCCSGLKDVVKKEVACLCQAFQGSQDYGVTLNMTKALQLPDACKVKTPPFSKCHLSVPGVTGGSPAPAPSSGAPFFGESPSSSTPSAASPAGTGSDATARAPSPSSSAPATFQSSAEVFLAAATVAATLLMP from the exons ATGACGTGGTGGCAATCCAATAATCCATCACGGCATAAAACCCTCCCAGCTCGTATCATCCTCACACCACCATTCCACGGACCAAATCACAAGTTCTCAGACCAGCACTGTTCATCTCTAGCAGTAACCAGAGCAAGAATGGCAACGGAGGCAAGGTCAACCACGGCCATGGCATGGCCATCGCTGCTGCTAATAATCCTCTCAGCGCTAGCCACGGTAATAACGCACGTCGATGGCGCAACCGGCGGCGTggctgcgccggcgccggccgtggACTGCACGGACGCGCTGCTGAGCCTGGCGGGGTGCCTGAGCTACGTGCAGGAAGGGAGCACGGTGGCGACGCCGGACGCATCGTGCTGCTCGGGGCTCAAGGACGTGGTGAAGAAGGAGGTGGCCTGCCTCTGCCAGGCCTTCCAGGGCAGCCAGGACTACGGCGTCACGCTCAACATGACCAAGGCGCTGCAGCTCCCCGACGCCTGCAAGGTCAAGACGCCTCCCTTCAGCAAGTGCCACC TTTCCGTTCCGGGTGTGACTGGTGGGTCTCCAG CTCCTGCTCCATCGTCCGGGGCTCCGTTCTTCGGGGaatcgccgtcgtcgtccacaCCTTCTGCGGCATCACCAGCAGGAACAGGAAGCGACGCCACAGCTCGAGCTCCGTCCCCATCGTCCTCCGCTCCAGCCACTTTCCAGTCTTCAGCAGAGGTCTTCCTAGCCGCGGCAACTGTTGCTGCGACTCTGCTCATGCCGTAA